One window of Cryptobacterium curtum DSM 15641 genomic DNA carries:
- a CDS encoding site-specific integrase, translating into MRSFHGGITKLDNGRWQVRVEFPRDRITGKRRQISKTIRGTRRKAERVKADMLAEAGKADVTCDATLREYALEEYLPSKEAECKQSTIDGYRCRLENHVLPYLGDIALEDLRTATIRRWLDRLDKSQSVKREAYKILDQVCKHAMYRDMMQSNPCDRIRVPKVKRYEPVVLTAEQAIAYLDHFEGSSIEIAVLLALGCGLRRGEIAALNVSDINWETGAVIVDDSYVTTSKGTIRSTTKNGRARTVHMPESLLARLHKIAPKSGALLQWDGRRYRPHSITEAYERKIQSLPEGLPRIPLKNLRHTSLTLAYDSGARITDVRDRAGHSSEAVTERYYVRPKISRDAEIAQAVDSMLSEHFTKFHKCTEYDYIESDYSNHEIA; encoded by the coding sequence ATGAGATCGTTTCATGGTGGCATAACGAAACTCGACAACGGTAGGTGGCAGGTTCGCGTAGAGTTTCCGCGTGATCGGATAACCGGCAAACGTAGGCAGATATCGAAGACCATAAGAGGAACGCGGCGTAAAGCTGAAAGAGTCAAGGCTGATATGCTTGCGGAAGCCGGGAAAGCCGATGTGACATGCGATGCGACCCTGCGCGAGTATGCCCTGGAAGAGTACTTGCCTTCCAAAGAGGCAGAATGTAAACAGAGCACAATAGATGGATACCGTTGTAGGCTTGAGAACCATGTGCTGCCCTACTTAGGCGATATAGCACTAGAAGATTTACGCACTGCCACAATTAGACGATGGCTCGATCGTCTAGATAAGTCTCAATCGGTCAAACGTGAAGCCTACAAGATACTCGATCAGGTGTGCAAGCATGCCATGTATCGTGACATGATGCAATCCAACCCATGCGACAGGATAAGGGTACCGAAGGTCAAACGCTACGAACCTGTAGTTCTCACTGCAGAACAGGCGATAGCTTACTTGGATCATTTCGAGGGTTCAAGTATTGAAATCGCAGTTCTACTAGCTCTCGGTTGCGGATTGAGACGCGGCGAGATTGCTGCCCTTAACGTAAGCGATATAAATTGGGAGACTGGCGCAGTCATTGTTGACGATTCGTATGTAACAACCTCCAAAGGGACGATTCGCAGCACAACAAAGAACGGCAGAGCTCGTACTGTTCATATGCCAGAATCACTCTTAGCAAGGCTGCACAAAATCGCCCCCAAGTCAGGTGCTCTACTCCAATGGGATGGCAGAAGATATAGACCGCATTCAATCACGGAAGCATATGAGCGCAAGATCCAATCACTTCCAGAAGGCTTGCCTAGAATTCCTCTGAAGAATCTTCGCCATACCTCTCTTACGCTTGCGTATGATTCAGGGGCGAGGATTACCGATGTGCGCGATCGCGCGGGTCATTCGTCGGAGGCAGTCACTGAACGATACTACGTAAGGCCAAAGATTTCACGTGATGCAGAGATAGCACAGGCGGTTGACTCTATGCTTTCTGAGCACTTCACAAAATTTCACAAGTGCACAGAATATGACTATATAGAAAGTGACTATAGTAATCACGAAATAGCCTAG
- a CDS encoding Crp/Fnr family transcriptional regulator, translating into MSFTIDQALSQSEIFKGLSKSQWETALGELDAYTKSYKAGDLLICIGDRISKAGIVLRGLARIEFYDEAGSSSIIADVGEGTSFAEAIAAGGIPSVVQVSAVYDTDVLWVDVGRLLSADAVSQSPVAATILVNAVRMLSRKNMLLNKKMQMIAQKRLRDRIKLYLLMQRSAREEGRVTFSFNRSDLARYFSSDRSALSRELARMSSEGIIALDDRDIILLKSDFLDR; encoded by the coding sequence ATGTCATTCACGATTGATCAGGCTCTGTCACAAAGCGAAATATTTAAAGGCCTCAGCAAAAGCCAATGGGAAACAGCGCTTGGTGAATTAGATGCGTATACGAAATCGTACAAGGCGGGCGACCTGCTAATCTGCATTGGCGATAGGATTAGCAAAGCGGGCATTGTTTTGCGGGGCCTTGCACGTATTGAGTTTTATGACGAGGCTGGATCGTCGTCCATCATTGCTGATGTAGGCGAAGGTACAAGCTTTGCTGAAGCAATTGCAGCGGGTGGTATTCCTAGCGTAGTGCAAGTGTCTGCTGTGTACGATACTGATGTGTTGTGGGTTGATGTAGGCAGATTGCTATCAGCCGATGCGGTTTCTCAAAGCCCTGTGGCAGCCACCATTTTGGTGAATGCGGTGCGCATGTTATCGCGCAAGAATATGCTATTGAATAAGAAAATGCAGATGATTGCCCAGAAGCGTCTACGCGATCGCATTAAACTGTATTTGCTTATGCAGCGGAGTGCGCGGGAAGAAGGTCGCGTTACTTTTTCATTCAATCGCAGCGATCTGGCGCGTTACTTTAGTTCGGACCGTTCGGCTTTATCGCGCGAATTAGCCCGCATGAGTTCGGAAGGCATCATTGCTCTTGACGATCGGGATATCATTCTTTTGAAAAGCGATTTTTTGGATCGTTAA
- a CDS encoding YlcI/YnfO family protein, translating into MKSYMELVDSSASETEIRRHLVDGQRVSVALRIPDTLRDAAKEEAALRGMSFSAFVRTCMIEELAKKGA; encoded by the coding sequence ATGAAGAGCTACATGGAACTGGTTGATTCAAGCGCAAGTGAAACCGAGATACGGCGCCACTTAGTGGATGGCCAGCGTGTATCGGTAGCATTGCGTATTCCCGACACGCTGCGCGATGCAGCAAAGGAGGAAGCGGCACTTCGCGGCATGAGTTTCTCCGCTTTTGTGCGCACCTGCATGATCGAAGAGCTTGCAAAGAAAGGGGCATAA
- a CDS encoding GIY-YIG nuclease family protein: MLNLLTMTVQLIDRESDGIRICRVEGESLVTVVVPRVKLSEAKHLPDLPHRGIYYLLDEDHGVLNRVYTGQTTQGLLRLEAHKAKKEFWNKAVMFLDDDYNIDRDVLDSLEAMAIEYVRNHGDYETDNTVTPTSRINPYKERRVQELHDSILFRMEALGYDLNRTYSGPSVGSATFHTKKLGVKAIGRYDKETGKFIVFAGSQIALDKSIIKNRIAITVRAEQFGETTERTTLINDVVFPSPSAAAVFVLGGSQNGWTEWVDDNGNTLSDIYRTEEN, from the coding sequence GTGCTAAACCTCCTGACCATGACCGTCCAACTTATCGACCGAGAGTCCGACGGGATCCGTATTTGTCGGGTTGAGGGTGAATCGCTTGTCACTGTAGTTGTTCCACGTGTAAAACTTTCAGAGGCAAAACATCTGCCAGATCTTCCACATCGTGGCATTTACTACTTGCTCGATGAAGATCATGGCGTACTGAACCGAGTATACACTGGCCAAACCACGCAAGGTCTCTTGCGTTTGGAGGCGCATAAAGCAAAGAAGGAATTCTGGAACAAGGCTGTCATGTTTCTTGATGATGACTACAACATCGATCGTGATGTTCTAGATTCACTTGAAGCTATGGCTATCGAATACGTCAGAAATCATGGCGATTACGAGACAGACAATACTGTTACGCCGACATCTAGGATTAATCCGTACAAGGAACGACGTGTCCAAGAGCTTCATGACAGTATTCTATTTCGTATGGAAGCATTGGGATATGACTTAAATCGAACTTACAGCGGGCCCTCAGTCGGTAGCGCAACATTTCACACCAAGAAGCTTGGCGTGAAAGCTATTGGCCGTTACGACAAAGAGACGGGCAAGTTCATTGTATTTGCAGGATCACAAATTGCATTGGACAAATCTATTATCAAAAATCGAATTGCTATTACAGTTCGTGCAGAGCAGTTTGGTGAAACTACCGAACGCACAACTTTAATCAACGATGTTGTCTTCCCGTCGCCCAGTGCTGCGGCAGTATTTGTACTGGGTGGAAGCCAAAACGGCTGGACCGAGTGGGTCGATGACAACGGCAATACCTTAAGCGATATTTACCGCACAGAGGAGAACTAA
- a CDS encoding type I restriction-modification system subunit M: MNKQQLASKIWESANKMRSTIEASQYKDYILGFIFYKFLSETEVARLKAKDFAESDLPTLTEDDPETVAFVRGECGYFIAYDDLFQTWIAKGKDFEIADVRDALSAFDRNVSPAHKKVFEKIFETLQTGLSKLGTDARSQSKAARDLIQLIKDIPMDGRQDYDVLGYIYEYLLEKFATNAGKKAGEFYTPHEVSQLISEIVAWHLQSRRQIEIYDPTSGSGSLLINIGKAVARRNGNPDSIKYYAQELKENTYNLTRMNLVMRGILPDNIAVRNGDTLADDWPWFDTVENKDETYKPLFVDAVVSNPPYSQDWDPVDKEIDPRFEYGVAPKSKADYAFLLHDLYHLRNDGIMCIVLPHGVLFRGGEEGLIRRNLVEHRHIQAIIGLPANIFFGTGIPTIIMVLRKQRAAGDDNVLVVDASKYFMKEGKNNKLRASDIKRIVDAVTTNTDVDSFSRSVTIDEIRKNDYNLNIPRYVDSSEAPEGWDVFATMFGGVPVTEVDALDEYWTAWPSLKAQLFTDNGSSCLTPTASNVAEVIAANTDVKSFITRFNQAIEGFPKAMENSLVVAPESVDTLAEEDVLASQIGHMLAEVPLVDGYDAYQALDDAWRDISVDLEIIQSEGFNAVRKVDPNMVVKKKRGEDIEVQDGWAGRILPFELVQRQFLADSLAEVSSAEARLSDIGQEISEIIENLDEEDKNSTDAINEAGDAFVSADLKKAVKAIGKNPESDFEASLVCAQNLLEEEKILKKQVKAQRIDLHEATKKVLEGLDDSQCRELLKLKWIKPLFEKLSVLPGATVDDFVSKIQALYAKYETTYADVCSQIETAELELSSMLDDLTGNEFDMAGIAELKKLLSGE, encoded by the coding sequence ATGAACAAACAACAGCTGGCCTCGAAGATCTGGGAATCAGCCAACAAGATGCGCTCGACCATTGAGGCAAGCCAGTACAAGGATTACATCTTAGGTTTTATTTTCTACAAGTTCTTGTCAGAGACCGAGGTAGCACGCTTAAAAGCTAAGGATTTTGCCGAGTCCGATCTACCAACCCTTACTGAGGACGATCCCGAAACAGTGGCATTTGTGCGGGGAGAGTGCGGTTACTTTATTGCCTATGACGATCTATTCCAAACTTGGATTGCAAAGGGTAAGGACTTTGAAATTGCTGACGTGCGCGATGCGCTTTCCGCTTTTGATCGTAATGTGAGTCCAGCTCATAAGAAAGTTTTTGAAAAAATCTTCGAAACCTTGCAGACAGGGCTTTCGAAGTTAGGAACTGATGCTCGTAGTCAGTCGAAAGCTGCTCGCGATCTTATCCAGCTCATCAAGGATATTCCTATGGACGGGCGCCAGGATTACGACGTGCTGGGCTACATCTATGAGTATCTTCTTGAAAAGTTCGCAACCAACGCGGGAAAGAAAGCCGGAGAGTTTTACACACCACATGAAGTGAGCCAGCTCATAAGTGAAATAGTCGCCTGGCATCTGCAGAGTCGTAGGCAAATTGAAATTTATGACCCTACTTCGGGCTCTGGTTCATTGCTTATTAACATCGGTAAAGCAGTCGCTCGTCGCAACGGTAACCCCGACAGTATTAAGTACTATGCGCAGGAATTGAAGGAGAATACTTACAACCTGACGCGTATGAACCTGGTTATGCGCGGCATTTTGCCGGATAACATTGCGGTACGTAACGGCGATACACTGGCAGATGACTGGCCCTGGTTTGACACGGTAGAAAACAAGGACGAGACCTACAAACCTCTATTCGTTGATGCCGTTGTTTCTAATCCGCCTTATTCTCAAGATTGGGATCCTGTCGATAAAGAAATCGATCCACGCTTCGAGTATGGTGTAGCGCCTAAATCAAAAGCTGACTACGCCTTTTTGCTGCATGATTTATATCATCTACGCAATGACGGCATTATGTGCATTGTCTTGCCTCATGGCGTGCTATTTCGCGGCGGCGAGGAAGGTTTGATACGCAGGAACCTCGTTGAGCACCGTCACATTCAGGCCATTATCGGCCTTCCCGCCAATATTTTCTTCGGTACGGGTATTCCTACCATCATCATGGTGCTGCGTAAGCAGCGTGCCGCAGGTGACGACAATGTTTTGGTAGTGGATGCAAGTAAGTATTTCATGAAAGAGGGTAAGAACAACAAGTTGCGTGCCAGCGATATCAAACGTATCGTTGATGCCGTTACCACTAATACAGATGTCGATAGCTTTAGCCGCTCGGTAACAATCGATGAGATTCGAAAGAATGATTACAACTTAAACATTCCGCGGTATGTCGATTCATCTGAAGCGCCCGAAGGTTGGGATGTTTTCGCTACGATGTTCGGCGGTGTGCCCGTTACAGAAGTGGATGCCCTTGACGAATATTGGACGGCCTGGCCCAGTTTGAAGGCACAGTTATTCACCGACAACGGTAGCTCGTGCCTTACGCCCACGGCGAGCAATGTTGCTGAAGTGATAGCCGCAAATACCGATGTAAAAAGCTTTATCACTAGATTCAATCAAGCTATAGAAGGTTTTCCGAAAGCCATGGAAAACAGTTTGGTGGTTGCTCCTGAAAGCGTTGATACTCTTGCAGAAGAAGATGTACTAGCCAGCCAAATTGGACATATGCTTGCAGAAGTGCCATTAGTTGATGGCTACGACGCTTACCAGGCACTCGATGATGCTTGGCGCGACATTTCGGTTGACTTGGAAATCATTCAGTCCGAGGGATTTAATGCAGTGCGCAAAGTTGATCCTAATATGGTTGTCAAGAAAAAAAGAGGTGAAGATATTGAAGTTCAGGATGGTTGGGCAGGACGTATTCTTCCTTTCGAGTTGGTGCAGAGACAGTTTTTAGCGGACAGCCTAGCCGAAGTATCCAGTGCTGAAGCGCGACTTTCAGATATCGGTCAGGAGATTTCCGAAATTATCGAAAATCTTGACGAGGAAGACAAGAATTCGACGGACGCCATAAACGAGGCAGGCGATGCTTTTGTTTCTGCCGATTTGAAGAAGGCCGTTAAAGCAATTGGCAAGAATCCGGAGTCTGATTTTGAGGCATCGTTGGTTTGCGCTCAGAATCTACTCGAAGAAGAGAAGATCCTAAAGAAACAAGTAAAGGCGCAACGTATTGATCTGCACGAAGCAACTAAAAAGGTACTAGAGGGTTTAGATGATAGTCAGTGCAGAGAGCTGTTGAAGCTGAAATGGATTAAACCCTTATTTGAAAAACTATCTGTTTTACCTGGTGCGACAGTTGATGATTTCGTATCGAAAATCCAAGCGCTCTATGCGAAGTATGAAACCACTTACGCTGATGTTTGCAGTCAGATAGAAACCGCCGAGCTCGAACTTTCAAGTATGCTCGATGATTTAACGGGCAATGAATTCGATATGGCTGGAATAGCGGAACTCAAAAAACTTTTAAGTGGTGAATAG
- a CDS encoding restriction endonuclease subunit S, whose amino-acid sequence MAAKSKTPEIRFKGFTDPWEQRKLGDVLTERNIQRAQSEDFPLVSFTVENGVTPKTERYDREQLVRGDRAAKKYKETRLDDIVYNPANLKFGAIARNTLRNAVFSPIYVTFNVDETAAPSFIEKVVTRSRFIQGALRYQQGTVYERMSVSPEELCDLNVTLPYLDEQQYIGSYFTNLDHLITLHQRKCDKLKQLKQSLLEKMFV is encoded by the coding sequence ATGGCCGCTAAATCGAAAACACCTGAGATCCGATTCAAGGGTTTTACTGACCCTTGGGAACAGCGTAAGTTGGGGGATGTGCTAACGGAAAGAAATATCCAACGCGCGCAGAGCGAGGATTTTCCATTGGTTTCGTTTACGGTTGAGAACGGTGTGACGCCAAAAACAGAGCGCTACGATAGAGAGCAACTAGTGCGAGGAGATAGAGCTGCTAAGAAATACAAGGAAACGAGGTTGGATGATATCGTTTACAATCCAGCAAATCTGAAATTTGGAGCAATAGCTAGAAATACTCTCAGAAACGCTGTATTTAGCCCTATCTACGTTACTTTCAATGTTGATGAAACTGCTGCCCCTAGCTTTATAGAAAAAGTGGTTACAAGATCTAGGTTCATTCAGGGCGCATTGCGATATCAACAAGGCACAGTTTACGAAAGAATGTCCGTTAGTCCTGAAGAATTGTGTGACTTAAACGTGACATTGCCTTATTTAGATGAGCAACAGTATATAGGAAGTTATTTCACCAACCTCGATCACCTCATCACCCTTCATCAGCGTAAGTGCGACAAGCTCAAACAGCTTAAGCAGTCCCTGCTCGAGAAGATGTTCGTATAA
- a CDS encoding Fic family protein, producing the protein MSYQPPFTLNSQILDLVADIAQKVGRVDAYGQINRSLQLRKENRIRTIHSSLAIENNTLSLEQVTAVIEGKHVIAPPKDLLEVQNAIKVYENIDSFNPLSVDDLLCAHKELMGGLVPEAGRLRSGNVGIFAGERLIHAGTPAKYVSNVLTDLFSWLAAGEFHPLVTSCVFHYEFEFIHPFQDGNGRMGRLWQTIILSRWNDIFAWLPVETLVKERQKDYYDALSGSDEQGDSTRFIEFMLGMISQTLDDVLASGNDVGINDGINVGITNAAEAMREQLLLLVSGNPSITVKQMAAELGISTRQTERIVSSLKQEGKLVRIGANRNGRWEVR; encoded by the coding sequence ATGTCGTATCAGCCGCCCTTTACTCTCAACAGCCAGATACTCGACCTTGTTGCCGACATTGCTCAAAAGGTGGGCCGAGTGGATGCATATGGCCAGATCAATCGCAGTCTACAGCTGCGTAAGGAGAACCGTATACGGACTATCCATTCTTCTCTTGCTATCGAGAACAACACGCTTTCGCTTGAACAGGTTACGGCGGTGATTGAGGGTAAGCACGTTATCGCACCACCTAAAGACCTTCTTGAAGTGCAGAATGCTATTAAGGTCTACGAGAATATTGATTCATTTAATCCTCTTTCGGTGGACGATCTCCTTTGTGCCCACAAGGAGCTTATGGGCGGGCTTGTTCCCGAGGCGGGTAGACTGCGTAGCGGTAATGTAGGGATCTTCGCAGGTGAAAGGCTTATACATGCTGGCACGCCGGCAAAGTACGTTTCAAACGTTCTGACTGATTTATTCTCATGGCTTGCTGCTGGCGAGTTTCATCCGCTTGTAACCTCGTGCGTGTTTCATTACGAGTTTGAGTTCATCCATCCTTTCCAAGATGGTAACGGTCGCATGGGCAGACTTTGGCAGACAATCATTTTGAGTAGATGGAACGACATTTTTGCATGGCTTCCTGTCGAAACGCTAGTCAAGGAACGTCAGAAAGACTACTACGATGCACTCTCTGGTTCTGACGAGCAGGGTGACAGCACACGATTCATTGAGTTTATGCTCGGCATGATTTCACAGACACTTGATGATGTTCTTGCTTCTGGCAATGATGTCGGTATAAATGACGGTATAAATGTCGGTATAACGAATGCGGCAGAGGCTATGCGTGAGCAGTTGCTTTTGCTCGTGAGTGGTAATCCGAGTATAACTGTTAAACAAATGGCAGCTGAACTGGGTATAAGCACTCGTCAGACCGAACGAATCGTTTCAAGCTTAAAGCAGGAAGGTAAGCTTGTCCGTATTGGCGCTAATCGCAATGGTCGCTGGGAGGTACGATAG
- a CDS encoding restriction endonuclease subunit S has product MSSPWEQRKLGDFASKKTSKNNSLAFSETFTNSAERGVVSQLDYFDHDVTNAESIGGYYVVEPDDFVYNPRISVTAPVGPINRNRLGRTGVMSPLYTVFETDESVDKCYLEHFFRTRIWHKFMFLEGNSGARSDRFSIGDETFFEMPIACPLFEEQRAIASYLESIDSLITLHQRKLKLLKY; this is encoded by the coding sequence ATGTCTTCTCCTTGGGAACAGCGTAAGTTGGGGGATTTTGCCTCAAAGAAGACCTCCAAGAACAATTCTTTGGCCTTTAGCGAAACTTTCACCAACTCTGCTGAACGTGGCGTTGTGAGTCAGTTGGACTACTTCGATCACGACGTCACGAATGCCGAAAGCATTGGCGGTTACTATGTGGTGGAACCGGACGACTTTGTCTACAACCCACGTATCTCTGTCACAGCTCCAGTAGGCCCCATTAATCGAAATCGACTAGGTAGAACTGGAGTTATGTCGCCACTATATACAGTCTTCGAAACCGATGAGTCAGTAGATAAGTGCTATCTCGAACATTTCTTTAGGACGCGAATTTGGCATAAATTCATGTTTTTGGAAGGCAATAGTGGCGCTCGTTCTGACCGTTTCTCCATTGGAGATGAAACGTTCTTCGAGATGCCAATCGCCTGTCCACTGTTTGAGGAGCAAAGAGCAATCGCAAGCTACTTGGAATCAATAGATTCTCTCATCACCCTTCATCAGCGTAAGTTGAAGTTACTAAAATACTAA